AACGATGGCAAGGAATTTCATGATTTTGTCTCTTTCTTGGTTTTTTGTTCAATTATTAACAATATAATATAAGTATAATACTTCACAAGCTTTTAGTGAAATACTTTTTTGCTTATAGCTTGATAAGTAATTTGTTATAATGGGGGGATGGAGGTTTGGTAGTATGGCAGGTTCAGTGGATTTATTGCATTATTTGGATACGCTTTTGAAGGTGGGGAATTTTACTAAGGCGGCGCAGCAGCTTTATATTTCGCAGCCTTATCTGACGCAGGTCATCAAGCGCTGCGAGCAGGAATTGGGGGTGGCTATTGTCAATCGTGCCAGCAGTCCCTTGCAGTTGACGGCGGCGGGTGAGCTTTATTATCATCATCTGAAAGAATTGGAGCTGGCGCAGGACGATTTTAAAAAACAGCTTTATCCTTTTACCTTACAAAATGGGCAACTTTTACGGATTGGGATTTTAGGAACATTGGGGCAGGATTTACTGCCACGATTTTTACCCGAATTTTTGCAGGAACACCCTGAAGTCAAGGTGGAGTTAGTAGAGGATTTTGCAGATAATAATGAAAAAAATGCGATTTCTGGAACTATTGATTTTTTTATCGGCCAAAATTCAGAAACCGTTTCTCAGGCTCTGAAAGTTGAGAGTTCGGTTAATTTTGGTTACATAGCGGTCATTCCTCAATGCTCTGAGCTATATCAAGTGGGGCAAGAGTTTTTGCTAGAAGAACAATTTGAACTATCAACTTTCTTACAGGAGAGGTTAGTTTTGACAAGTAAAGGTTCTTCGGTGCGGCGCAATATTAATTTTCTCTTTGATAAGTATTCACTTATACCACAAATTGTATTGGAAACGCAAAATTTGTTGACCGCTTTTCATTCTGCCAAGGCAGGACTTGCGGGAACGATTGTTCCAGAAACCATGATAAAAGATGAAAAAGTTCAGAATTACAATCTTTTCAAACTTTCACAACACCTGATTTCGGCAAACTTTTTCATTGCTTATCAATCGGATAGGAGATTGAGTTCGCTCGAGCGGGATTTGGTGGATTTATTTTTGAAACGATTAGCTTAGGATTTTAAGAAAGTGCAATTCAAATTCTTGCATTCATTTTCTTAAAGGATTATACTGAAAATGTAAAAATCATTTGACAAGAAAATTGACTATTTTGGGAAGAGTCAATTGAAAAGGAGATTAAAATTATGGCAAATACATCATCAGCTTCAGCACATTGGGAAGATACACTTGAAGAAGGCTTTGGGACTATTTCTGCTGAATCTTCACAGCTTTTTACAGAAGCGCCTTATAATTTTAAGGCCCGTGCTGAAAGTCAAGTTCACATCACAACGCCTGAAGAACTCCTGGGTGCAGCGCACGCAGCTTGTTTTTCGCAAGCTATGGCACTTTTTCTTGGACAAAAAAATTTGGTGGCAAAATCAATCGACACAAGAGCTGACGTGACTTTTGATGTGGTGGATGGTGCTCCAACAGTTGCCAAAATTCATTTGACGAATGTCAGCAATATTCCTGGAATGTCCGAAGCTGATTTTGCTCAATTGGCTGAATTTACCAAGAACAATTGCCCTGTATCCCGCGCACTTGCAGGAGTCCAAGAGATTACTTTGGACGCAAAATTAGCTTAAAGATAAGTTGATGTATTTTAAAAAAGGAAAAAGTGAACGATTCAGTTCACTTTTTTGTTATAATTTGCTTATCAAAAGGAGGTCGGCTGATGACAATTAAAATGTGTACGAATCTTTATGTTCAAAATGTTAAAACTGAAGGTGAATTTTTTAAGACTATTGGTTTTGTGGAAATGGCACGACAAAAGAATGGTGAAACTGAAACGCTCATTTTTGCACCAACCGCTGCTGGAAATGCTCGCTTACAAATTTGGGATATTGAGTTTATTCGTCAAGTGAGTCCCGAAGTTGCCGAGCAAAAGCCATCAATTTTATTTGAAGTCTCGGACATTCAAGATTGGCATGAAAAAGTGGTTGCTCAGGGTGGTTTTACAAGTGATTTGCAAGAAATGGGTGGGAAATTGACTTTTAATTTTCAAAGTCCTAATGGTTTGTATTTTGCTTTTATGGAAGAGTAAAATATGTGCTGTTTTTGCTAGAGAATTTGCTGACGTAATTTCCGTCAGTAATTTTTTGTGCAAAAAGTCTTATTTTTGTTATCAGCACTTATCTACTGACGCTTACCAACAGCGCTGAAATAGATTAAGAGTTTTTCGTCAGTAAAATTTCTCAGAGAAAATACTGACGCAAATTTTTTTGAATAATTTCTTGAAGTAAAATAGAAAAAAGCTCGAAAATCGAGCTTTTTATTTATCAAGTGCCTCAAAATGTTTGACCAATTTTCCAGAAACGTCAGATTCTATCATTTTGTGGATTTGCTTCAAAGCAGAAGCAATGGCAAATTCACTAGAATTGCCGTGAGCCTTGACTACAGGTGCTTTGAGGCCAACGAAAGCCGCTCCTCCGGCTGCGTCTGTACTCATCAAGTCTTTCAAACCAGAAAGGGATTTTTTAATGAGCGCACCACCAATTTTTGTGGTTAAACTGCCTTCCATAATCGCTGTTTTAATCTGTTTCATTAGTACACTTGCAGTACCCTCTACTGCTTTGAGAATAGCGTTTCCCGTGAAACCGTCAGCTACGACAACATCTGCACCACCTGTCAAAATATCTCGTGCTTCGATGTTGCCAATAAAGTTAATTTCGGGCATTGCTACCAGAAGTTCATGAGCTTCTTTGACTGTTGGGGAACCTTTAGATTCTTCAGAACCATTAGAAATCAATGCTACTCGTGGTTTTTCAATTCCTCGAACATTTTCAGCATAATAAGAGCCAAGAACCGCAAAATCCACCAAATGCTGAGCAGTATTTTCAGTATTTGCACCAAGATCAAGCATATCAAATCCCCGACCATCAACCGTTGGTAAAGTTGACATCAAAGCTGGACGCGACACTTGCTTAATTCGCTTTACCAAAAGCAACCCAGCAGTCAAAAGTGCCCCAGTAGAGCCAGCGGACAAGACCGCATCGGCTTCTCCTTTTTTCACAGCAGTCACAGCCCGAACGAGCGAACTATCCTTTTTCGCCTTGATTGCTGTCACTGGATCATCATGGAAATCAATCACTTCACTTGTTGCAATAATTTCAACATTTACTTCATTATCTAAAAACTCTCGAATTTTAGTTGCATCTCCATAAAGCTGAAAAGTTACATCAGAAAGTTCTTTTTTTGCAAGATTTACACCCTTAACAATATTTTCGGGAGCAAAATCTCCTCCCATCGCATCAATTGCAATTTTCATATTTTTCTCCAAATCAAATTAGATATCAGTAAAATTATAACAAAAAAAGTGACAAGAGCGTCACTTTTAATTATTTTCTGAGATTAGTTTTTCGATTTCTATGCCAATCCTTTTGACAATTCCTGTAACTAAAGCATTCCCCATGAAAAAATATCGCATTTTATCAGAGACTTCTTTAACCTCTCCGTCAACAAGCTTATACCTTGTCCATTCTTCTGGAAAATCTTGTAACAATTCTGCTTCAATAGGAGTTAAGAGTCGATAACCTTGCTCAGTCTTTAAAAGGTGAGTTGAACGATTGATAGAACTCACTGTACGAGCGGGGAGATTGAGATTATCATGAGGGACTCATGCCACCTTCGGAGTAAATCCAAGTGTGACCGTCGGAAGTGTTTCGTTCAAACTTTTTTGCTTCACGTAGGTATTCAAATTTTTTTCCTCATCAGTGATGAGATATTTGTCAGCTTATTTTCTAAAAATCTCCTGCCGATGATAAATCAGATAGCGCCCCTGTCGCTCATCAACATTCAAATTCATGGCCTTTCCAAGTAACAACTTGTCGTAATCTTTCGGGTTAATCTGGCTTGAAATTTTCAAAATTCCTTGTTCATCAAAGCTAATCAATCCTTTGTCAAACAAGACGTCGTGATTGGCGCAAAGCAGAAAGCCGTTTGATAAATCCAGACGCTCTTGATTTGTTGATTTAGCCCAAGGTTTGATATGGCTGGCACGCAGCAACTCTGTGTAGGGGATGTGACACAATAAACAATCCCTATCACGTCTGATAATTCCACGCCTAAAGTCTGACTGACCAATTCTTGACAGCACGGTTCGCTCGATTTCAGTCTTGACCTGCTCATCAATGAGTTTATCTTCCACCAAATCTTTCACAAATAACCTTGAAAGATAAAAATCGCTTGCCAAAAATTCAGAATACCGACCAAGTGCGGCTGAAAAACTTTTCTGAGTTGAATGCTGGTTGATAGTATCAAAATTTTTGTCCACTCTTATCTTGACTTCGGCGATGCGAAACGAATTGGCATCATCAATATTAAACAAATTGATTTTCAAGTCATCATTTTCTTGAAGGTCGAAGGCTAAAGATTTCAAATTATCCGCATAAATCTTTATCCAGCTTGGATTGTAAGACCTTTTCTTCAAAACCGCCCATTCCAGAAAATCTTCTTTGGAAACATATTTTTCCTGGCTCTCTTGCATCTCAGACAAATATTTTTCATATTTTTTCAATAGTGCTTGATAGCTGCCATTATTTGATTTATTGAATTTGTCATAGCGTTCATTTTGTCGAATTTGGTTGAAGAAATTTTGGAACTCGCTCAGGATTTTATAGTTGAAAATATCGAGTTCAAAATCCACGTTTGAGAAGGTCGTAAAAGATTTCTTGAGGGCAGCAATATAGCTCTCCAAGGTTGAAGCCTTTATCGTTGGGTGAATTGGCGAACTCATCCATTCAACAAATAGATGCTCTCTTTCAATTTTGTTCATTTTGTCCTCCAAATTTCTTGCCACGTCTTGATTTATCTCTATTTTATCACATCTACAAAAAGATATATAAAATTCGTCAGATCTAAGCTTTATTTAGATCTCGATCGGTAAAATACCTTCATGAAAACAAAGTCAATTATAAAGAAGGTTCATGAAGTGGCAGAATATGGACTAGACAGCATTTTTACTAGCAGATTAAGCCGTTATATTGGCTTGTCAATTTCTAAAATTCAAATAGAACTGAGCTGTAAAGGCAGTGGAAATCCATTTGTTGATTTCCTAAAGTCAGTTTTTGAATTGAATTGTTCGTTGCAGGAGTCAGAAGAATTTCAGAAATCTGGAATGACTGTTTTTCCTTATAGAATTGACAAGGTGGGGCAACTGTTGGGAGATTTTCCAATTTTTGATAGTGATGAGGAAGATTTTATCGAGCCGTTTGAAGAAAGTAGCTTTTATGAGTCGCTTTATGGACTACTCTACTTTTTTATCATTTTTACTGAAGATAAAAAGAAAAATTGGATTTTAAGAGGTTGGATGATTTGGGGACTTGATGAAGAGGATATAGAAGTTCAAGGTTTAAGTTTTTACTCTAGTCGTTTTGAAGGCTCGAAGAATAAAGTATTTTTTTCTCAAGATATGCAAGTTTATCTGCGAAAAAAAGTGGTTCAAAAAGGATTTAGCAAAAATTTAAAGACAAATTGGCCAAGAAAATTTACTAATTTGGAATAATTTAGGCATTGAGCCAAAGTCTGTCTCTGTTATCAAAAATCAAAAAGAACTTAAAGAAGAATTTAAAATTCAAGAATATAAATTTGCTGATGTCTGTGCTGAAGAAGGCTGGGAAGACTCCGAGCTTCATGAATTTTTAGACAATACGAAGTTTCTTATCTCTGTATGGGAGATGCAGAACAAAAATGATAAAAATTCTATTTTAGTAGGAGCTAAATTTTGGTCAATGCCTGAAAGTGATGTGGAAAAAGAAGTGCGTGAAGTTTACAAGGATACCGTCTTCAAGTTTATATCTGGAGTTGAAATTATATGGACACCGCACAGAAGATTGACCAACTTTATTAAATTTACCTCAGAAATTAAACTTCTGAGTAAGCTGTCTGCAGGGCAAACCTCTTACTCAGAAGTTCATCCTGACGGCAGACATTATTCTGAGAAATTACCCGCTAGGATTAAATGGATTAATTGACCAACAGATAAAATTCAGGAGTACTCTGATTGGTATATGACGAAACAGGCTTGGTGGTTAAATAAAAAATATATGTATGAACAAATTAAAGATATATTTTAATTCCATGAAGCTGTTTAAAAACAGTATATTATTTTCAAGGACATAAAATATAAGAGAAAATACTGACGGATTTATTTCCATCAGTATTTTTCTCTATCAGTAATTTTTCTGTGTCAAAATCTGTTCAATTTCAACTAATACAGCATCCTCGTCATTACTCAAGATGACTTTATCAGCAAGTGCCAAAATTTCAGGGGCAGCATTGCTGACAGCATAAGCAGATCCAGCATATTCAAACATTTCTAAATCGTTCATTTGATCACCAAACACCGCAAGATTTTCGGGTAACCAGTTAAAATGTGCGAGTAAATGGGCTAAACCAGAGGCCTTAGAGATGCCATTAGGTACAATGTCAATACTTGTAAAACCAGTGGTTGTCGCGCGAACAAAATCAAGGCGGTCAGTAACCCACCGCTCACAATCACGTACGTGTTCTTCTGGAAAATTTGTCGTAATTTTAAGCAATTTATCATCGATTTCTGCCAAATCATGAAAAAGCTGACAGTTTGGATAGTAAAGCTTAGCGTGTGCTAGATAATCTTCAGAAACTCCCACAGGATAATATGCTCCTTTGAGTCCAGAAATCAGATAATTTTTTTGTGGACTAAAGGGCATTTCTTGGAGGGCATCAATCAATTCTTGCATTTGAGCAACGCTCAAAGCTTTAGCGAAAAGAACTTCCCCTTTATAAGCAACCACTCCGCCATTTTCAGCCACAAAAGCCATATGCTCCTTGTACTGAGCAAATACCTCAGTCAAACCAAGTAAAGAGCGTCCAGAAGAAGCGGCAAAAAGAAGACCCTTCTCTTGAATCCGTGGAATAAGTTCTGCGAGTTTTTTGTGATTATAAGAATGGTCGTTACGTAAAAAAGTTCCGTCCATATCGGTTGCAAAAAGTTTTAAATCTTTCATCTTAACTCCTAAAATTCATACTGACAGTGCATCGAACAATTAAAAATAAGTTCTGTCAGTAAAAATTACTGACAGAACTTCAATTTACCAATTAGTCAGCCCAAAGTGCTTTGACTTTTTCTTGTACTTCGGCATTTTCCAAGAAATCATCATAAGTTTCACCGATACGGTCAATGACCCCAGATTTACCAAGAACAACGATGTGATTAGCAATAGTATTGATAAACTCATGGTCATGTGAAGCAAAGAGAATAGAACCTTTGAAAGCTTTCAAGCCATCATTAAGGGCAGAAATAGACTCCAAGTCCAAGTGGTTAGTTGGATCATCAAGCACCAGCACATTAGCACGTTGAAGCATCATTTTAGAAAGCATCACGCGCACTTTTTCTCCTCCTGAAAGGACATTCACAGATTTCAGAGATTCTTCCCCTTTGAAGAGCATACGTCCGAGGAAACCACGAAGATAAGTATTGTCATCTTCTTCTTTAGTCAAGACAAATTGGCGAAGCCAATCAAGAATAGAGTCACTTGTGTCAAAGTCTTTCGTATTGTCTTTTGGCAAGTATGAGCGAGAAGTAGTTACGCCCCATTTGATATCGCCAGTCACAGTCCAGTTGTCTTCAACGTCACCCATCAAGGCACGAATGACAGTTGTTTGTTGGATATCATTTTGACCAATAAAGACCGTTTTATCACCAGGTGCTAAAATAAATGAAATATTTTCAACGATAACTTCACCGTCAATAGCAACAGAAAGGTTTTCTACACGCAAAAGATCGTTTCCGATTTCACGTTCTTGTTCAAAACCGACAAATGGATACTTACGTGATGAAGGAACAAATTCTTCAACCTCGATTTTATCCAGCATTTTTTTACGAGAGGTCGCTTGTTTTGATTTAGAAGCATTAGCTGAGAAACGTGCGATAAATTCTTTCAATTCGGCAATCTTTTCTTCAGCTTTACGGTTAGCATCACCTTGTAAGCGAAGGGCAAGCTCAGAAGATTGTTTCCAGAAATCATAGTTCCCTGGGTAAAGTTTGATTTTACCGTAGTCAAGGTCAGCCATATAAGTACACACATTGTTGAGGAAGTGACGGTCATGGGAAACAACGATAACGGTATTTTCAAAGTTAATCAAAAACTCTTCCAACCAAGCAATCGCTTGAATATCCAGTCCATTGGTCGGTTCGTCAAGAAGAAGAACATCTGGTTTACCAAAGAGGGCTTTAGCAAGGAGGACTTTAACGTGTTCTCCAGAAGTTAGATTGGCCATGAGGTCAGCATGTTGCTCAGTTTTAATCCCTAAGTTTTGTAAAAGACGTGCGGCGTCAGATTCGGCTTCGTAACCACCCATTTCACCAAACTCAGCTTCAAGTTCAGCAGCTTTCATGAAGTCGTCGTCTGTTGCGTCAGGATTCATATAAATGGCATTTTTTTCTTGATTGATGGCAAAAAGCTTTTCATTTCCCATCATAACCACATCAAGTGGCGTTTGGTCTTCATAGTCATAATGATTCTGACGAAGAACAGACATCCGTTCGTTCGGGCCCATTGAAATGTGGCCGGTTGTTGGTTGAATTTCACCGTCCAAGATTTTCAAGAAAGTTGATTTACCAGCGCCATTGGCGCCAATCAAGCCGTAACAGTTTCCTGGGGTAAACTTGATGTTGACTTCGTCAAAAAGCTTGCGGTCAGAGAATTGTAACGAAATATCAGATACTGTAAGCATGTTTTTTCCTTTTTTAATGATGAGAAAGATTCTCAATTATTTTTTTGGCTAAAGCGTTCCGACGCTTTTGTACTCAAAACGAGCATTCTGCTCTTATTTTAGCATAAAAATTAGACTTTATAAAGTCTATATTTTTGGAAAGAGCTTTATCAAAGTAATTCGGAAAAAAGAAATGTATTTAGTTTGAGTTTAGTGTGATTTTAGTAAGAATTAAGTGAGTAAATCTATAATATATTTATTCCAATAAAATTTTTCATAAAGTTTACTCCTAAACAAAAGCTGAGCGGCTGGTTACCGCTCAGTTTTTTTATATTTTCAATTAGATTTTAGCTAAAGCTTGCTCCAAATCCGCAATCAAATCTGTCACATCTTCAATACCAACAGAAAGACGAATTGTTGCTTTACTGATTCCAGCGGCAGTCAGTTCTTCGTCGTTGAGTTGTTGGTGCGTGGTCGAAGCAGGGTGGATTGCCAGCGATTTGGTGTCGCCGACATTAGCGAGTAGGGAGAAAATCTCCAGATTGTCAATGAAATCGCGCGCTTTTTGCTGATCTTTTTCTTTCAATTCAAAAGTGAAAATTGAGCCAGCGTCTTTAAAGTAATACTTGGCATAAAGCTTGTGATATTCATTGCTTTCTAGCAACGGATGATGAACCACACCAACTTTTGGATGTTCCGTCAAAAATTCCACGATTTTCTTCGTGTTGGCAATGTGGCGTTCTACACGAAGTGAGAGTGTTTCGAGTCCTTGCAAGAAGAGCCAAGAATGGAAAGGAGATAGAGAAGCTCCAGTGTCACGCAGTAAAATTGCTCGAATACGAGTTACAAAAGCAACCTCCCCTAAGTCTGCAAATTTGATGCCATTGTAGCTTTCGTCTGGTTTGGTAAACTCTGGAAATTTTCCATTTGCCCAATTAAAATTACCGCCGTCAACGATGACTCCACCAATGGAAGTGCCATGTCCACCGATAAATTTAGTTGCCGAATGTACCACAACATTAGCTCCATGTTCAAAAGGTTTGAAAGTCACAGGAGTGGTGAAAGTTGCGTCAACAATGACAGGGATACCGTGTCTCTCAGCAATTTCACTGACGGCGTCGTAATCAATCACGTTATTGCCAGGGTTTCCTAAAGTTTCGTAATAAATGGCTTTGGTCTTTTCATCAATCGCGTCCTCAAAGTTTTGTGGGTCATCTGGATTGACGAATTTGGTCGCGATGCCGTATTTTGACAAAGTGCCAGAAAAAAGATGATAAGTTCCGCCATAAAGCGTGCTAGCTGCAACGATATTATCGCCCACTGTTGTAATGTTTAAAATGGCATAAGTAATAGCAGCTGAGCCAGACGCTACACCGAGTGCTGCGGTTCCACCTTCAAGTGCCGCAATTCGTGCTTCAAAAACATCGTTCGTTGGATTTCCAAGTCTGGAATAAATAGCACCTGGATCTTGTAGGGCAAAACGAGCTTCTGCATGATCAGAGTTGTTGAAAACAAAAGAAGTGGTTTGGTAAAGAGGAACGGCACGCGCTCCTGTAACTGGGTCAGGGGTTTGGCCAGCGTGGACTTGTAAAGTGTCAAATTTATAATTGTGTTCAGTCATATTTTTCTCCTATTTTATATTGAAAGATTTACAGGGTAGGGTTTAAAAATAGTTGTGAATCACATTCGCAGATTATTCGTAAGCATTTCTCGGATCATAACACTCTCCTTTAGGATATAAAGCTTATTATAATTATAGTTTTTTCAGAAAATTCTGGTTATAATATTTTTTAATAAAGAGAATA
The DNA window shown above is from Lactococcus sp. S-13 and carries:
- a CDS encoding LysR family transcriptional regulator, with translation MAGSVDLLHYLDTLLKVGNFTKAAQQLYISQPYLTQVIKRCEQELGVAIVNRASSPLQLTAAGELYYHHLKELELAQDDFKKQLYPFTLQNGQLLRIGILGTLGQDLLPRFLPEFLQEHPEVKVELVEDFADNNEKNAISGTIDFFIGQNSETVSQALKVESSVNFGYIAVIPQCSELYQVGQEFLLEEQFELSTFLQERLVLTSKGSSVRRNINFLFDKYSLIPQIVLETQNLLTAFHSAKAGLAGTIVPETMIKDEKVQNYNLFKLSQHLISANFFIAYQSDRRLSSLERDLVDLFLKRLA
- a CDS encoding OsmC family peroxiredoxin codes for the protein MANTSSASAHWEDTLEEGFGTISAESSQLFTEAPYNFKARAESQVHITTPEELLGAAHAACFSQAMALFLGQKNLVAKSIDTRADVTFDVVDGAPTVAKIHLTNVSNIPGMSEADFAQLAEFTKNNCPVSRALAGVQEITLDAKLA
- a CDS encoding VOC family protein; amino-acid sequence: MTIKMCTNLYVQNVKTEGEFFKTIGFVEMARQKNGETETLIFAPTAAGNARLQIWDIEFIRQVSPEVAEQKPSILFEVSDIQDWHEKVVAQGGFTSDLQEMGGKLTFNFQSPNGLYFAFMEE
- the plsX gene encoding phosphate acyltransferase PlsX, which translates into the protein MKIAIDAMGGDFAPENIVKGVNLAKKELSDVTFQLYGDATKIREFLDNEVNVEIIATSEVIDFHDDPVTAIKAKKDSSLVRAVTAVKKGEADAVLSAGSTGALLTAGLLLVKRIKQVSRPALMSTLPTVDGRGFDMLDLGANTENTAQHLVDFAVLGSYYAENVRGIEKPRVALISNGSEESKGSPTVKEAHELLVAMPEINFIGNIEARDILTGGADVVVADGFTGNAILKAVEGTASVLMKQIKTAIMEGSLTTKIGGALIKKSLSGLKDLMSTDAAGGAAFVGLKAPVVKAHGNSSEFAIASALKQIHKMIESDVSGKLVKHFEALDK
- a CDS encoding HNH endonuclease; the protein is MNKIEREHLFVEWMSSPIHPTIKASTLESYIAALKKSFTTFSNVDFELDIFNYKILSEFQNFFNQIRQNERYDKFNKSNNGSYQALLKKYEKYLSEMQESQEKYVSKEDFLEWAVLKKRSYNPSWIKIYADNLKSLAFDLQENDDLKINLFNIDDANSFRIAEVKIRVDKNFDTINQHSTQKSFSAALGRYSEFLASDFYLSRLFVKDLVEDKLIDEQVKTEIERTVLSRIGQSDFRRGIIRRDRDCLLCHIPYTELLRASHIKPWAKSTNQERLDLSNGFLLCANHDVLFDKGLISFDEQGILKISSQINPKDYDKLLLGKAMNLNVDERQGRYLIYHRQEIFRK
- a CDS encoding PDDEXK family nuclease; the protein is MAEYGLDSIFTSRLSRYIGLSISKIQIELSCKGSGNPFVDFLKSVFELNCSLQESEEFQKSGMTVFPYRIDKVGQLLGDFPIFDSDEEDFIEPFEESSFYESLYGLLYFFIIFTEDKKKNWILRGWMIWGLDEEDIEVQGLSFYSSRFEGSKNKVFFSQDMQVYLRKKVVQKGFSKNLKTNWPRKFTNLE
- a CDS encoding Cof-type HAD-IIB family hydrolase; translation: MKDLKLFATDMDGTFLRNDHSYNHKKLAELIPRIQEKGLLFAASSGRSLLGLTEVFAQYKEHMAFVAENGGVVAYKGEVLFAKALSVAQMQELIDALQEMPFSPQKNYLISGLKGAYYPVGVSEDYLAHAKLYYPNCQLFHDLAEIDDKLLKITTNFPEEHVRDCERWVTDRLDFVRATTTGFTSIDIVPNGISKASGLAHLLAHFNWLPENLAVFGDQMNDLEMFEYAGSAYAVSNAAPEILALADKVILSNDEDAVLVEIEQILTQKNY
- a CDS encoding ABC-F family ATP-binding cassette domain-containing protein → MLTVSDISLQFSDRKLFDEVNIKFTPGNCYGLIGANGAGKSTFLKILDGEIQPTTGHISMGPNERMSVLRQNHYDYEDQTPLDVVMMGNEKLFAINQEKNAIYMNPDATDDDFMKAAELEAEFGEMGGYEAESDAARLLQNLGIKTEQHADLMANLTSGEHVKVLLAKALFGKPDVLLLDEPTNGLDIQAIAWLEEFLINFENTVIVVSHDRHFLNNVCTYMADLDYGKIKLYPGNYDFWKQSSELALRLQGDANRKAEEKIAELKEFIARFSANASKSKQATSRKKMLDKIEVEEFVPSSRKYPFVGFEQEREIGNDLLRVENLSVAIDGEVIVENISFILAPGDKTVFIGQNDIQQTTVIRALMGDVEDNWTVTGDIKWGVTTSRSYLPKDNTKDFDTSDSILDWLRQFVLTKEEDDNTYLRGFLGRMLFKGEESLKSVNVLSGGEKVRVMLSKMMLQRANVLVLDDPTNHLDLESISALNDGLKAFKGSILFASHDHEFINTIANHIVVLGKSGVIDRIGETYDDFLENAEVQEKVKALWAD
- a CDS encoding O-acetylhomoserine aminocarboxypropyltransferase/cysteine synthase family protein, with translation MTEHNYKFDTLQVHAGQTPDPVTGARAVPLYQTTSFVFNNSDHAEARFALQDPGAIYSRLGNPTNDVFEARIAALEGGTAALGVASGSAAITYAILNITTVGDNIVAASTLYGGTYHLFSGTLSKYGIATKFVNPDDPQNFEDAIDEKTKAIYYETLGNPGNNVIDYDAVSEIAERHGIPVIVDATFTTPVTFKPFEHGANVVVHSATKFIGGHGTSIGGVIVDGGNFNWANGKFPEFTKPDESYNGIKFADLGEVAFVTRIRAILLRDTGASLSPFHSWLFLQGLETLSLRVERHIANTKKIVEFLTEHPKVGVVHHPLLESNEYHKLYAKYYFKDAGSIFTFELKEKDQQKARDFIDNLEIFSLLANVGDTKSLAIHPASTTHQQLNDEELTAAGISKATIRLSVGIEDVTDLIADLEQALAKI